The proteins below are encoded in one region of Ferroplasma acidiphilum:
- a CDS encoding ammonium transporter: MFDFIDYLSISNILINNLWIVIAAIFIFAMTIAVGFLEVGELGKKFKNSMLKTIVITGTAMFVMSIIGFNTAFAPTLYGIIGNPFYKDGFMLGGFSPGVIFNTWWSMGTSYFNTGLTTGSYFFFETACAAVTLALVGVIVLNKVKFGAFFAFSIVYFIFIWNLPAAWIWNPSGWLYQMGMRDFAGGIVVHGAAAIAGLAIIYEIWMEERKKGLKTSLKVNIKPDYQWLAVGILILWIGWFGFNPGSVLAFNDDVLVVVIATFIASGAGMVSTMLFSRMFDRETPIIIVAVNGILMGLIIVTPLAGFVSPASALILGLIGGPLYVGAEKLFAKVKWFSDPVGLFPAHGVGGIFGVLMIGLFTQHAFAAASGNAILPNGLLFDGGFAALRQLGIEAFGVFVVVITVFAISFLAIFIIAKLSHGILNEDAYKNLEK; the protein is encoded by the coding sequence ATGTTTGATTTCATTGATTATCTTTCGATTTCTAATATTTTAATAAATAATTTGTGGATAGTAATCGCTGCAATTTTCATTTTTGCTATGACAATTGCAGTTGGATTCCTGGAAGTAGGTGAGCTGGGAAAGAAATTTAAAAATAGTATGCTGAAAACCATAGTAATCACCGGGACAGCTATGTTTGTAATGTCTATAATCGGGTTTAATACGGCTTTTGCCCCTACACTATATGGTATAATTGGAAATCCATTTTATAAGGATGGCTTCATGCTTGGCGGATTCTCCCCGGGAGTCATATTCAATACCTGGTGGTCAATGGGTACCTCCTATTTTAATACAGGTTTAACTACAGGTTCATACTTTTTCTTTGAAACTGCATGTGCAGCTGTAACACTCGCCCTTGTTGGTGTCATAGTTTTAAATAAGGTAAAATTCGGGGCCTTTTTTGCTTTTTCTATAGTATATTTTATATTTATATGGAATCTTCCTGCTGCATGGATCTGGAATCCATCTGGCTGGCTTTACCAGATGGGCATGAGGGATTTTGCAGGCGGGATTGTAGTACATGGGGCTGCTGCCATCGCCGGGCTCGCCATAATATATGAAATATGGATGGAAGAGAGAAAAAAGGGGTTAAAAACATCATTGAAAGTAAATATAAAGCCAGATTACCAGTGGCTAGCTGTCGGGATATTAATTTTATGGATTGGATGGTTTGGCTTTAATCCCGGGAGTGTGCTTGCATTCAATGATGATGTATTGGTAGTTGTCATTGCAACATTTATTGCCTCCGGAGCTGGAATGGTATCCACCATGTTGTTTTCAAGAATGTTTGATAGGGAAACTCCAATTATTATTGTCGCTGTCAATGGGATATTAATGGGTTTGATAATAGTAACTCCCTTGGCAGGATTTGTCAGCCCTGCCAGTGCACTTATACTTGGTTTAATAGGTGGCCCATTGTATGTTGGCGCGGAAAAATTATTCGCTAAGGTTAAATGGTTCTCAGACCCTGTAGGATTATTCCCTGCCCATGGAGTAGGTGGCATATTTGGTGTACTGATGATAGGGCTATTTACACAGCATGCATTCGCCGCAGCTTCGGGAAACGCTATACTGCCAAATGGATTATTATTCGATGGTGGTTTTGCTGCTCTAAGGCAGCTTGGCATAGAGGCTTTCGGCGTCTTCGTTGTAGTTATAACTGTATTTGCGATCTCTTTCCTGGCTATATTCATTATAGCAAAATTGTCCCATGGAATTCTCAATGAGGATGCATATAAAAACCTGGAGAAATAA
- a CDS encoding type II toxin-antitoxin system VapC family toxin has product MIYIDSNVFIFAALNNEELGNSAKLILEKVENRSIEASTSSLTFDEVVWIVKKNRSFEDAVSIGEAFLGMEGLHLIDVNQDLLALAISIMKKYKTYPRDSIHAATAITQKAAVVVSEDSDFDKITEIKRIGIREFK; this is encoded by the coding sequence ATGATATATATTGATTCTAATGTATTTATATTTGCTGCACTTAACAATGAGGAATTGGGAAATAGTGCTAAACTTATTTTAGAAAAAGTGGAAAATCGAAGCATCGAGGCATCCACCAGCTCATTAACTTTTGATGAAGTTGTATGGATTGTTAAGAAGAACAGGAGTTTTGAAGATGCAGTATCTATTGGTGAGGCTTTTCTGGGTATGGAAGGGCTCCACCTGATTGATGTAAACCAGGACTTGCTGGCACTTGCCATATCTATTATGAAAAAGTATAAAACTTATCCAAGAGATTCTATTCATGCAGCTACTGCAATTACTCAAAAAGCAGCTGTAGTTGTATCTGAGGACAGTGATTTTGATAAAATAACAGAAATAAAAAGAATAGGCATAAGGGAGTTCAAATAG
- a CDS encoding 2,3-diphosphoglycerate-dependent phosphoglycerate mutase, with protein MRGYIFIRHGESNINVEKVLSDDVDHNTLTDTGEKQAERTGEQLTGLKFDGIISSPIKRAYDTANIISNYVGLDVKIDDRLREVYLGNANGHNINEFLDTLYPNSHITGKVRDSLGMETWEHLQERVKACMDDYKGKYIFVSHSDPIRAIASYYMGLSEGESFGMAIKNASMTVIARSPLKLLSLGAINLDDKIKSIFS; from the coding sequence ATGAGAGGATATATATTTATCAGGCACGGTGAAAGCAACATAAATGTTGAAAAAGTACTTTCCGATGATGTTGACCACAATACACTTACGGATACAGGCGAAAAACAGGCAGAAAGAACCGGTGAACAATTAACCGGATTGAAATTTGATGGAATAATATCAAGCCCGATAAAGAGGGCATACGATACAGCGAATATTATTTCAAATTATGTTGGTCTGGATGTAAAGATAGATGACCGTTTAAGGGAAGTCTACCTTGGAAACGCTAATGGGCATAATATAAATGAATTCCTTGATACCCTGTATCCAAATTCACATATAACGGGAAAAGTAAGGGACTCACTGGGAATGGAAACATGGGAACATCTACAGGAACGTGTTAAGGCATGCATGGATGACTATAAGGGAAAATACATATTTGTTTCACACTCAGACCCTATCCGTGCAATTGCATCCTATTACATGGGATTATCCGAGGGAGAAAGTTTTGGCATGGCTATTAAAAATGCATCCATGACGGTTATTGCCCGAAGCCCTCTTAAATTACTGTCACTTGGAGCTATAAACCTTGATGATAAGATAAAATCGATATTTTCTTAA
- a CDS encoding AbrB/MazE/SpoVT family DNA-binding domain-containing protein gives MFEEEMTIGPKGQVVIPVALRKTLKITPGSKVIFKIDGDKIILEKLKMDSVNIFRNIAKKGKSVNEIKYNEYEDEIIKRNKL, from the coding sequence ATGTTTGAAGAAGAAATGACTATAGGCCCGAAGGGGCAGGTTGTAATACCGGTTGCTTTAAGGAAAACATTAAAAATTACACCGGGTTCAAAAGTGATTTTCAAAATAGATGGTGATAAGATAATACTGGAAAAACTAAAAATGGATTCGGTTAATATATTCAGGAATATTGCAAAAAAAGGAAAAAGTGTAAATGAAATAAAATACAATGAATATGAGGATGAAATTATTAAAAGGAATAAATTATGA